A single region of the Rhodococcus sp. W8901 genome encodes:
- a CDS encoding PDR/VanB family oxidoreductase, which translates to MKLPRVRDLLTAHEALTRPAPPADLQGRDRPDRAMTIVEAVADKYLRVLTAYDYDPAVAGHNPDTAMTLVVTERTIVAEDENVAALTFAAVDGGDVPTWQPGCHLDFHLPSGRRRQYSLCGDPADRRHYRIAVRSIPDGGGGSTEMHGLTPGTTVTVRGPRNGFPFVPEGAALFVAGGIGITPIIAMVRAAREAGMDWQFVYSGRSRESMPFLEEIASWEADRVFVRPDDEFGLPTTTDLLGRAPAGGAVYCCGPTPMLDAVRGGFATSGAKALHFERFGAPPVLDGQPFEVQLVSTGEVLNVPADESALEVIRERLPGVGYSCRQGFCGTCRVRVLSGTPDHRESRLTPEEQQDQMLICVSRADGGRLILDL; encoded by the coding sequence GTGAAACTGCCCCGCGTGCGCGACCTGCTCACCGCTCACGAGGCCCTCACCCGACCGGCGCCGCCGGCCGACCTGCAGGGCCGTGACCGTCCCGACCGTGCCATGACGATCGTCGAGGCCGTCGCGGACAAGTACCTGCGCGTGCTCACTGCGTACGACTACGACCCGGCCGTGGCGGGTCACAACCCGGACACCGCGATGACGCTCGTCGTCACCGAGCGCACGATCGTCGCCGAGGACGAGAACGTCGCGGCCCTGACGTTCGCGGCCGTGGACGGCGGTGACGTGCCGACGTGGCAACCGGGCTGTCACCTCGACTTCCATCTGCCGTCGGGCCGGCGACGCCAGTACTCGCTGTGCGGAGACCCGGCCGATCGCCGGCACTATCGCATCGCGGTCCGCTCGATTCCCGACGGTGGGGGCGGGTCGACCGAGATGCACGGGCTGACCCCGGGCACCACCGTCACGGTGCGCGGTCCGCGTAACGGCTTCCCGTTCGTCCCCGAGGGCGCGGCCCTTTTCGTCGCCGGCGGTATCGGCATCACGCCGATCATCGCGATGGTGCGTGCCGCACGGGAGGCCGGAATGGACTGGCAGTTCGTCTATTCCGGGCGTTCACGCGAGTCCATGCCGTTCCTCGAGGAGATCGCGTCGTGGGAGGCGGATCGGGTGTTCGTCCGCCCCGACGACGAGTTCGGCCTGCCCACCACGACCGACCTGCTGGGCCGCGCACCGGCGGGGGGAGCGGTGTACTGCTGCGGTCCCACCCCGATGCTCGACGCCGTCCGCGGCGGCTTCGCCACCTCGGGTGCCAAGGCGCTGCACTTCGAACGGTTCGGCGCGCCACCGGTTCTCGACGGCCAGCCGTTCGAGGTGCAGTTGGTGAGCACCGGGGAGGTGCTGAACGTGCCGGCCGACGAATCGGCGCTCGAGGTGATCCGGGAACGACTGCCCGGTGTCGGCTACTCGTGCCGGCAGGGCTTCTGCGGCACGTGCCGGGTGCGGGTGCTGTCGGGGACACCGGACCACCGCGAATCGCGTCTGACACCCGAGGAACAGCAGGACCAGATGCTGATCTGTGTCTCCCGCGCCGACGGCGGACGCCTCATCCTCGATCTCTGA
- a CDS encoding alpha/beta fold hydrolase yields the protein MSTPHSVDPGSVPPPLVTNGAVRLAVFEQGNPDGETLVLVHGWPDTHELWQHVIPHLADRFRIVSYDTRGAGASSAPTAVSAYALQELAKDLFAVIDAVSPDAPVHVLAHDWGAVESWEAVCEPGAERRIASYTSISGPNLDHLGAWMRRSLAQGRVAGPLAQAAASAYTVLFQIPGVGTLPFRLGLWRIWPTFLRFFDRMDPSLVRPSPTLRSDMVTGLKRYRANIRPRLRHPRERRTDVPVQLILNRRDLAVRPVGYEDTGRWVSDLRRRELPAGHWSPVSHGRDVARLTAEFVDDLRGDTATDSLGAGSA from the coding sequence ATGAGCACGCCGCACTCCGTCGACCCGGGCTCGGTGCCACCCCCGCTCGTCACCAACGGCGCCGTCCGGCTCGCGGTCTTCGAGCAGGGCAACCCGGACGGCGAGACCCTCGTGCTGGTGCACGGCTGGCCCGACACCCACGAGCTGTGGCAGCACGTGATCCCGCATCTGGCGGACCGGTTCCGGATCGTCAGCTACGACACCCGCGGCGCCGGGGCCAGCTCCGCGCCGACCGCGGTGTCGGCGTACGCGCTGCAGGAGCTGGCGAAGGACCTGTTCGCGGTGATCGACGCTGTCAGCCCCGACGCGCCGGTGCACGTACTCGCGCACGACTGGGGCGCGGTGGAGTCGTGGGAGGCGGTGTGCGAGCCGGGGGCGGAGCGGCGGATCGCGTCGTACACGTCCATCTCGGGACCGAACCTCGACCACCTGGGTGCGTGGATGCGGCGCTCGCTGGCGCAGGGCCGGGTGGCCGGACCGCTCGCACAGGCCGCGGCGTCGGCGTACACGGTGCTGTTCCAGATCCCGGGGGTCGGCACGCTGCCGTTCCGGCTGGGGCTGTGGCGGATCTGGCCCACGTTCCTGCGGTTCTTCGATCGGATGGACCCGTCGCTGGTCCGGCCGTCGCCGACGCTGCGCTCGGACATGGTGACCGGGCTCAAGCGGTATCGAGCCAACATCCGGCCGCGGCTGCGTCACCCGCGGGAGCGGCGCACCGACGTCCCGGTGCAGCTGATCCTGAACCGGCGGGACCTGGCCGTGCGTCCGGTGGGTTACGAGGACACCGGGCGGTGGGTCTCGGACCTGCGGCGACGTGAGTTGCCGGCCGGGCACTGGTCGCCCGTTTCCCACGGGCGCGATGTGGCCCGACTGACCGCCGAGTTCGTCGATGATCTTCGCGGGGACACCGCAACCGACAGCCTCGGGGCCGGTTCCGCCTAG
- the gyrB gene encoding DNA topoisomerase (ATP-hydrolyzing) subunit B, with translation MAAQKSDKSNTYGASSITVLEGLEAVRKRPGMYIGSTGERGLHHLIWEVVDNSVDEAMAGYASKVEVTLLEDGGIQVVDDGRGIPVAMHASGAPTVEVVMTQLHAGGKFDSDAYAVSGGLHGVGISVVNALSTKVEVDINVDGYHWSQTYDHAKPGPLVQGEPTNETGTTVRFWADPEIFETTTYNFETVARRLQEMAFLNKGLTITLTDERVAEEEITDDVVSVTAEAPKTASETEEAAAAPTPKVKSRVYHYPGGLEDYVRFINRTKQPIHNSVVGFTAKGTGHELEIAMQWNSGYSESVHTFANTINTHEGGTHEEGFRAALTSVVKKYAKDKKLVKDKDPELTGDDIREGLAAIISVKVAEPQFEGQTKTKLGNTEVKSFVQKACNENIAHWFESNPADAKTIVTKAVSSAQARTAARKARELVRRKSATDIGGLPGKLADCRSNDPSKCEIYIVEGDSAGGSAKSGRDSMYQAILPLRGKIINVEKARIDRVLKNAEVQSIITAFGTGIHDEFDIAKLRYHKIVLMADADVDGQHIATLLLTLLFRFMRPLVEQGHVYLAQPPLYKLKWQKGSAPEFAYSDRERDGLLEAGLASGKKINKDDGIQRYKGLGEMNAKELWETTMDPSVRVLRQVTLDDAAAADELFSVLMGEDVEARRSFITRNAKDVRFLDV, from the coding sequence GTGGCTGCCCAGAAGTCAGACAAGAGCAACACCTACGGCGCTTCCTCCATCACCGTCCTCGAAGGACTGGAAGCCGTCCGCAAGCGTCCCGGCATGTACATCGGTTCCACCGGTGAACGCGGCCTGCACCACCTGATCTGGGAGGTCGTCGACAACTCGGTCGACGAGGCGATGGCCGGCTACGCGAGCAAGGTCGAGGTGACCCTGCTCGAGGACGGCGGCATCCAGGTCGTCGACGACGGCCGCGGTATCCCCGTCGCGATGCACGCCTCCGGTGCTCCCACCGTCGAGGTCGTCATGACCCAGCTGCACGCGGGCGGCAAGTTCGACTCCGACGCCTACGCGGTGTCCGGTGGCCTGCACGGCGTCGGCATCTCGGTCGTGAACGCGCTCTCGACCAAGGTCGAGGTCGACATCAACGTCGACGGTTACCACTGGTCGCAGACGTACGACCACGCCAAGCCCGGTCCGCTGGTGCAGGGCGAGCCGACGAACGAGACCGGCACCACCGTCCGGTTCTGGGCGGATCCCGAGATCTTCGAGACCACCACCTACAACTTCGAGACGGTCGCGCGCCGCCTGCAGGAGATGGCCTTCCTCAACAAGGGCCTCACCATCACCCTCACCGACGAGCGCGTCGCCGAGGAGGAGATCACCGACGACGTCGTCAGCGTCACCGCCGAGGCCCCCAAGACCGCCTCCGAGACCGAGGAGGCGGCGGCCGCGCCGACGCCCAAGGTCAAGTCCCGCGTCTACCACTACCCGGGCGGCCTCGAGGACTACGTGCGGTTCATCAACCGCACCAAGCAGCCGATCCACAACTCGGTCGTCGGATTCACGGCGAAGGGCACCGGACACGAGCTCGAGATCGCGATGCAGTGGAACTCCGGCTACTCGGAGTCGGTGCACACGTTCGCGAACACCATCAACACCCACGAGGGCGGCACCCACGAGGAGGGCTTCCGTGCGGCGCTCACCTCGGTCGTGAAGAAGTACGCGAAGGACAAGAAGCTCGTCAAGGACAAGGATCCGGAGCTCACCGGTGACGACATCCGCGAGGGTCTCGCCGCGATCATCTCGGTGAAGGTCGCCGAGCCGCAGTTCGAGGGCCAGACCAAGACCAAGCTCGGCAACACCGAGGTCAAGTCGTTCGTGCAGAAGGCCTGCAACGAGAACATCGCGCACTGGTTCGAGTCCAATCCCGCGGACGCCAAGACCATCGTCACCAAGGCGGTGTCGTCGGCGCAGGCCCGGACCGCGGCCCGCAAGGCGCGTGAGCTGGTCCGCCGCAAGAGCGCCACCGACATCGGCGGCCTGCCCGGCAAGCTCGCCGACTGCCGCTCCAACGATCCGAGCAAGTGCGAGATCTACATCGTGGAGGGCGACTCCGCAGGCGGCTCGGCCAAGTCCGGCCGTGACTCGATGTACCAGGCGATCCTGCCGCTGCGCGGCAAGATCATCAACGTCGAGAAGGCCCGCATCGACCGCGTCCTCAAGAACGCCGAGGTCCAGTCGATCATCACCGCGTTCGGCACCGGCATCCACGACGAGTTCGACATCGCCAAGCTGCGGTATCACAAGATCGTGCTGATGGCCGACGCCGACGTCGACGGCCAGCACATCGCGACGCTGCTGCTGACGCTGCTGTTCCGGTTCATGCGTCCGCTCGTCGAGCAGGGCCACGTGTACCTGGCGCAGCCGCCGCTGTACAAGCTCAAGTGGCAGAAGGGTTCCGCGCCGGAGTTCGCGTACTCCGACCGCGAGCGCGACGGCCTGCTCGAGGCCGGTCTGGCGTCGGGCAAGAAGATCAACAAGGACGACGGCATCCAGCGCTACAAGGGCCTGGGCGAGATGAACGCCAAGGAGCTGTGGGAGACCACGATGGATCCGAGCGTCCGGGTGCTGCGTCAGGTCACCCTCGACGACGCTGCGGCCGCCGACGAGCTGTTCAGCGTGCTGATGGGCGAGGACGTGGAGGCGCGTCGTAGCTTCATCACCCGCAACGCCAAGGATGTCCGTTTCCTCGACGTCTGA
- a CDS encoding sensor histidine kinase produces the protein MKTQSPPVSRLGRLWNLEGWGLRWKVTAVVALPITVAMVLGGLQVKDEFSRAVRYSNTADRVAGVPDIVTLSNEFGLLSAGYAAGTFKKSDLGDFNESVVAAHAAADNPAMPADLADLVRSSLVVVESLVADIESGTVARPNLPAETAKVREDLMRVVDEIVGPIDDPTVIVAFRHLHDLAGAQQALTDQVAGMMTHLMDTSKPPSAMVAAGGAELALIDAMMRAYPDSVPVLEKARDSGRARLDLIINSPASQIQFQMRDLLYASVDNYTGLVAKTSNTIADTVAARADETSAAALRAAVVVLLTLLATIVLGVLVARSLIRPIRRLRRGTLEVANVDLPEAIERIKVGDGSAVTDFEPIPVHTTEEIGQLARAVDDMHGQALRLAGEQAHLRLQIGDMFETLARRSKSLVDQQLGLIENLEFEEKDPKRLESLFRLDHLAARMRRNGDNLLILSGNRVRRAQSAPVQIGDTVRAAMSEVENYQRVQLGSTPNGALSGAVAADVAHLLAELLDNALRASPPDSKVWITFARAVDGGVLLEIEDSGIGIPAEQLDEINERLASGGAVGPETARHMGLFVVSRLAARHRLTVRLRRTYESASDQGVTVSVHIPDTLLVSQLEMPQTGPVPRVGTAGLPQVTIVHSGEMPQLVAEPARQEPVPAANPASALPRRTPGATELPRRTPGATELPRRTPGAAVPAPLPVDPAPVHHAPEEQYSPPPTPPPAQAPAPLPPVSEPAAPAFGSTDSTESPGAQSVDITPPARRHRYLSNAAKTASFFQPRPNVAPSQDVTTTGTPIFSGMVTDWLTDPTESENLGKFEWTSAADQGWTAAHRASEAPVEARTESGLPQRKPGHRLVPGGVDAGDRGANRSRLRDPEAVRENLSRHQKGTREGRAVSSADRASIGGDR, from the coding sequence ATGAAGACCCAATCGCCGCCTGTCAGCAGGCTGGGGAGGCTGTGGAACCTCGAGGGCTGGGGTCTGCGCTGGAAGGTCACCGCGGTGGTGGCACTCCCGATCACCGTGGCAATGGTGCTGGGCGGTCTGCAGGTGAAGGACGAGTTCAGTCGTGCAGTGAGATACAGCAACACTGCGGACCGGGTCGCGGGTGTTCCCGACATCGTCACGCTCAGCAACGAATTCGGCCTGCTCTCCGCCGGCTACGCGGCCGGTACGTTCAAGAAATCGGACCTCGGGGACTTCAACGAATCGGTCGTCGCGGCTCACGCCGCCGCTGACAATCCCGCGATGCCCGCCGACCTGGCCGATCTGGTGCGGTCCTCACTGGTCGTGGTCGAGAGCCTCGTGGCCGACATCGAGTCCGGCACCGTGGCCCGCCCGAACCTGCCGGCCGAGACCGCGAAGGTCCGCGAAGACCTGATGCGCGTCGTCGACGAGATCGTCGGACCCATCGACGACCCCACCGTCATCGTTGCCTTCCGTCACCTGCACGACCTGGCTGGTGCGCAGCAGGCCCTCACGGACCAGGTCGCCGGCATGATGACCCACCTGATGGACACCTCCAAGCCGCCGAGCGCGATGGTCGCCGCGGGCGGTGCGGAGCTCGCGCTGATCGACGCCATGATGCGCGCGTACCCGGACTCGGTGCCGGTGCTCGAGAAGGCGCGGGATTCAGGGAGGGCTCGTCTCGACCTGATCATCAACTCTCCGGCCAGCCAGATCCAGTTCCAGATGCGTGATCTGTTGTACGCGAGCGTCGACAACTACACCGGCCTCGTCGCGAAGACATCCAACACCATCGCTGACACGGTGGCCGCACGCGCCGACGAGACTTCCGCCGCAGCGTTGCGCGCCGCGGTCGTGGTGCTTCTGACGCTCCTCGCGACGATCGTGCTGGGTGTGCTGGTCGCCCGGTCGCTGATCCGCCCGATCCGCCGACTCCGGCGCGGAACGCTCGAGGTGGCCAACGTGGACCTGCCCGAGGCGATCGAACGGATCAAGGTCGGCGACGGCTCCGCGGTCACCGACTTCGAACCGATCCCGGTGCACACCACCGAGGAGATCGGCCAGCTCGCGCGCGCCGTCGACGACATGCACGGTCAGGCACTCCGGCTCGCCGGCGAGCAGGCGCACCTCCGGCTGCAGATCGGCGACATGTTCGAGACCCTGGCCCGGCGCAGCAAGTCGCTGGTCGACCAGCAGTTGGGCCTGATCGAGAACCTCGAATTCGAGGAGAAGGACCCCAAGCGGCTCGAGAGTCTGTTCCGGCTCGACCATCTCGCGGCCCGCATGCGCCGCAACGGCGACAACCTGCTGATCCTGTCCGGTAACCGGGTCCGACGCGCCCAGTCCGCCCCCGTGCAGATCGGCGACACGGTGCGCGCCGCGATGTCCGAGGTCGAGAACTATCAGCGGGTGCAGCTCGGGTCCACTCCGAACGGCGCATTGAGCGGTGCGGTCGCGGCCGACGTCGCGCATCTGCTCGCCGAACTGCTCGACAATGCGCTGCGCGCCTCCCCGCCGGACAGCAAGGTGTGGATCACGTTCGCGCGTGCCGTCGACGGCGGGGTGCTCCTCGAGATCGAGGACAGTGGAATCGGTATTCCCGCAGAACAACTGGACGAGATCAACGAGCGTCTCGCATCGGGTGGCGCGGTCGGTCCGGAGACGGCCCGGCACATGGGCCTGTTCGTGGTCAGCCGCCTCGCGGCCCGCCACCGGCTCACGGTCCGCCTGCGGCGGACATACGAGTCCGCGTCCGATCAGGGCGTCACCGTGAGCGTGCACATTCCCGACACCCTGCTGGTCTCGCAGCTCGAGATGCCACAGACCGGTCCGGTCCCGCGCGTGGGCACCGCCGGGCTGCCGCAGGTGACCATCGTCCACTCCGGCGAGATGCCGCAACTGGTCGCCGAACCCGCCCGGCAGGAGCCGGTGCCCGCGGCGAACCCGGCGAGCGCCCTGCCGCGGCGCACTCCCGGTGCGACGGAGCTGCCGCGGCGCACTCCCGGCGCGACGGAACTGCCGCGGCGCACTCCCGGCGCCGCCGTTCCCGCGCCACTGCCGGTGGATCCCGCTCCCGTGCACCACGCGCCCGAGGAACAGTATTCGCCTCCGCCGACGCCTCCGCCCGCACAGGCGCCCGCGCCGCTGCCGCCCGTGTCCGAGCCCGCCGCACCGGCTTTCGGCAGTACCGACTCCACCGAGTCCCCGGGCGCCCAGTCGGTCGACATCACGCCGCCCGCAAGGCGTCACCGTTACCTGAGCAACGCTGCCAAGACCGCGTCGTTCTTCCAGCCGCGTCCGAATGTGGCTCCGTCCCAGGACGTTACGACCACCGGAACGCCGATCTTCTCCGGCATGGTCACGGACTGGCTCACGGATCCGACCGAGTCGGAGAATCTCGGCAAGTTCGAATGGACGTCGGCCGCCGACCAGGGTTGGACCGCCGCACACCGGGCCAGTGAGGCCCCGGTCGAGGCCAGGACCGAATCGGGTCTGCCGCAGCGTAAGCCGGGACATCGGCTGGTGCCGGGTGGGGTCGACGCCGGCGACCGGGGCGCGAACCGGTCGCGGCTGCGTGACCCGGAAGCCGTCCGTGAGAACCTGAGCCGCCACCAAAAGGGAACTCGCGAGGGCCGCGCAGTGAGCTCGGCCGACCGCGCCAGTATCGGAGGAGACAGATGA
- a CDS encoding roadblock/LC7 domain-containing protein, producing MVSNGDQGSGGARPLDWLVSNFAREIPGVSHAVLVSADGLLMAGSEHLPLDRAEQLAAVTSGLASLSAGVSNLFDGGGVLQSVVEMQRGYLLLMSVGDGSHLAALTSSSCDIGQVGYEMALLVERVGSSVQATPRSMFGS from the coding sequence ATGGTGTCGAACGGGGATCAGGGCTCCGGCGGCGCCCGCCCGCTCGACTGGTTGGTCTCGAATTTCGCCAGGGAGATCCCGGGCGTCTCGCACGCCGTGCTGGTGTCCGCGGACGGCCTGCTCATGGCGGGCAGTGAGCATCTGCCGCTCGATCGTGCGGAGCAGCTCGCGGCGGTCACCTCCGGGCTCGCCAGCCTGTCCGCGGGGGTGTCGAACCTCTTCGACGGTGGCGGAGTCCTGCAGTCGGTCGTCGAGATGCAGCGCGGCTACCTGTTGCTGATGAGCGTCGGCGACGGATCGCACCTGGCCGCGCTGACCTCCTCGTCGTGCGACATCGGGCAGGTCGGCTACGAGATGGCACTGCTGGTCGAGCGGGTCGGCAGCTCCGTGCAGGCCACGCCGCGATCGATGTTCGGATCCTGA
- a CDS encoding DUF742 domain-containing protein, whose amino-acid sequence MNDEYDEVSERGPSLVRPYSLTSGRTKPAVELALEALIQALPPRDYQTPDLGDIEATIIALCAQSPSVAEIAARVGVPIGVARVLVADLVESGHLRILATLQDDASDTERRELIERVLGGLRNI is encoded by the coding sequence ATGAACGACGAGTACGACGAGGTGAGCGAGCGCGGGCCGAGCCTGGTGCGCCCGTACTCGCTCACTTCCGGCCGGACGAAACCGGCGGTGGAACTGGCGCTGGAGGCTCTGATCCAGGCGCTTCCGCCCCGGGATTATCAGACCCCGGACCTGGGAGACATCGAGGCGACGATCATTGCGCTGTGCGCGCAGTCGCCGTCGGTGGCCGAGATCGCCGCCCGAGTGGGTGTGCCGATCGGTGTGGCACGGGTGCTCGTCGCCGATCTCGTCGAGTCCGGTCACCTGCGGATCCTGGCAACTCTCCAAGACGACGCGAGCGACACCGAACGTCGCGAACTTATCGAAAGGGTCCTCGGTGGACTACGGAACATCTAG
- a CDS encoding GTP-binding protein — protein MTSTKIVIAGGFGVGKTTLVGAVSEIVPLRTEALVTNASDGVDNLTATPQKSTTTVAMDFGRISLAPDLILYLFGTPGQQRFWFMWDDLIRGAIGAIVLIDTRRLDESFAAVDYFEARNLPFVVAVNEFDDAPRYPLEEIRQALAVSAQVPILSIDARNRESAKAALVAITEYALTRLGQTVG, from the coding sequence GTGACCTCGACCAAGATCGTCATTGCGGGCGGCTTCGGTGTCGGCAAGACCACTCTCGTCGGCGCGGTGTCGGAGATCGTCCCGCTGCGGACGGAGGCGCTGGTCACCAACGCCTCCGACGGTGTGGACAATCTCACGGCCACCCCACAGAAGTCGACCACCACCGTGGCGATGGACTTCGGGCGCATCAGCCTCGCACCGGACCTGATCCTGTATCTGTTCGGAACGCCGGGACAGCAGCGGTTCTGGTTCATGTGGGACGACCTGATCCGCGGTGCGATCGGTGCGATCGTGTTGATCGACACCCGCAGACTGGACGAGTCGTTCGCCGCGGTCGACTATTTCGAGGCCCGCAACCTGCCGTTCGTGGTCGCGGTCAACGAGTTCGACGACGCGCCGCGGTACCCACTCGAGGAGATTCGTCAGGCACTCGCGGTGTCGGCGCAGGTGCCGATCCTGTCCATCGACGCCCGCAACCGGGAGTCGGCGAAGGCCGCATTGGTCGCGATCACCGAGTACGCGCTCACCCGGCTCGGTCAGACGGTCGGGTAG